AACGGGTGGCCGCGGACCTCGCGGCCGTCCTCTCCGGACGCCTGTCCGTGGAGACCCTCATCGCCGCGCCGAAGGTGGGAAAATTCGTGCGCGACAAGGTCCCACGTTACCGCCCGACCAAGGTGAAATTCGACAACGCCTCCTCCTCCCGGTACACGGTGGTCGACGTGTTCACGTACGACCGGATCGGGCTGCTCTACGACATCACCAGCACGCTCACCTCGCTGGGGATCGACATCCACCTCTCGAAGATCTCGACGAAGGCCGACCAGGTAGCCGACGCGTTCTACCTGGTCGACCGCGACGGGAAGAAGATCACGGATCCCGAACGCCAGGAGGAGGTCCGTCAGGCCGTCCTCCAGGCCATCGGAGAGGAAAGGGAATGAGGGGGACGGGAGCGATCCGTTGAAGGCGGGTATCCTCTCGGACACCCATGACCGGCAAACAGCGGCGGAAGCGGTCCTGGAACTGTTCCGGTCGGAGGGGGTCGAAGTCATCCTCCACCTGGGCGACGTCTGCTCCCCGGAGATCCTGGCGGGATTCCGGGCGTCGGGGATCCCGATGATCGGGGTCTTCGGGAACAACGACCGCGACCGCGACGGGCTCCAGGAGGCGACCGGCGGGGCGTTCCTCGAAGGGCCCGCCGTGCGGGAGCTGGGAGGGCGCGTCGTCCTGATGGCGCATTCGTTCCGGGAGATGCAGACCGAGCTGGGGGAGCCGGGCCGGTTCGACCTGGTCCTCTTCGGCCATACGCACCGCTCCATGACGATGCGCGTCGGAAAGGCGCTCGTGATCAATCCCGGGGAGGCGTGCGGGCTGACGCAGGGGAAGGCCACCTGCGCGGTTGTGGACCTCGACACGATGGAGGCCCGGATCCTGGAGGTCTCCCTCCCGGAGGCGGGGTAGCGATGGACAACGACGCTCTCGCCGAATCGTACCTGCTCCACCTGTCCACGGAGCGGCGGCTTTCCCCGAACACGCTGGAGTCGTACGGCGCCGACCTGAAGCGGTTCGTCGGATTCCTGGAAGAGCGGGGGATCGGGGCCGCGCAGTTCAACCGCGGGCACTTCCTCTCCTACCTCACCGCCCTGCGGGAAGGCGGGCTGTCCTCCCGCTCCGTCTCCCGCCACGTCTCCGCGCTGCGCGGTTTTTTCCGGTTCATGGTCCGCGAAGGGCGGCTGCAGGCCAGCCCCATCGCGGAGGTCCGGCCCCCGAAGCCGGGACGCCCTCTGCCGAAATACCTCACGGTCAGCCAGGTGACGCGGCTGCTCGAGGCGCCCGACCGGCAGCGCGCCACCCCGGAGGGGATCCGGGACAAGGCGATGCTGACGCTGATGTACGCGTCGGGGCTGCGCGCGTCGGAGGTCGTGTCGCTGCGGATGGAGAACGTCGAAGAGAACGCCGGTTTCCTGCGGGTCCTGGGGAAGGGGAGCAAGGAGCGGGTCGTCCCGGTCGCCGACGCCGCGCTGGCCGCCCTTCGGGAATACGTGGAGGCGGTCCGTCCCGATTTCCTGAAGAAGCGGCCCACGAACGCGCTGTTCCTCTCGCGGCTGGGGAGGCCGATCACGCGGCAGACGCTGTGGAACCGGATCCGGTACTGGGCGCTGGCGGCCGGGATCGAGGAGAAGATCTCCCCGCACGTGCTGCGGCACTCCTTCGCGGGGCATCTGCTCGCGGGAGGGGCGGACCTGCGGGCCGTCCAGGCGATGCTCGGGCACGCCGACATCGCGACCACCCAGATCTACACCCACGTCACCCCCGAGCGGCTGCGGGAGATCCACCGGAAGCACCACCCGCGCGGCTGACGACCCGTTCACCGTCCGGAGCGGCCAGGCGATTTTTTCCCCAGGTTCCCGTAAGATGGAACCGTGGATGTCATCACCACCCATGTGAACGCCGACTTCGACACGATCGCCTCGATGCTGGCGGCGCAGAAGCTCTACCCGGAAGCGGTGTGCGTCCTCCCCGGCGCGCCGGAGGAGTCGGTCAAGGGATTCCTCGTCCAGTCGGCCTTCTACACCCTCCCCATGCGGAAGCCGCGCGAGATCGACCTGAAGAAGGTCACGCGCATGATCCTGGTGGACATCCGCAACAGCGCGCGCATCGGGATGTTCGCGGAACTGGTGGGGAAGCCGGGGGTGGAGATCCACGTTTACGACCACCACCCCGGGGATGCCTCCGACATATGCGGGAACGTCGAAGTCATCCGCAACGTCGGGTCCACCACCACGATTTTCGTGCAGATCCTCAAGGAGCGGGGGATTCCGATCTCGCCGGACGAGGCCACGGTGATGATGCTGGGGATCTACGAGGACACGGGATCGCTGATCTTCCCCTCCACCACGATCGAGGACTACCAGGCGGCGGCGCACCTGCTTTCCTGCGGCGGACGGCTGGGGGAGGTCGCTGACATCCTGGCCCGCGACATGACTTCCGAGCAGGTCTCCCTGCTGTACGACCTGATCCAGGGAGCCCGCTCGTACACGATCCACGGCGTGGAGCTGGTGATCGCCGAGGCGCGGCGGGAGGAGTACGTCGGTGACCTCGCGCTCCTGGTGCACAAGCTGCGCGACATGGAGGCGCTGAATGTCCTCTTCGTCCTGTGCCAGATGGGCGACCGGGTGGTCCTGGTGGGCAGGAGCCGGAAGCCCGAGGTGGACGCCGGGGCGGTGATGCGCGAGTTCGGCGGCGGCGGGCACTCGTACGCGGCGTCCGCGTCGGTCAAGGACGCCACGATCTTCCAGGTGCGGGAGAAGCTGTTGCGGGTGCTCTCGGCGAAGATCATCCCGCGCCGTACGGCCGCCGACCTGATG
This window of the Thermodesulfobacteriota bacterium genome carries:
- a CDS encoding metallophosphoesterase; the protein is MKAGILSDTHDRQTAAEAVLELFRSEGVEVILHLGDVCSPEILAGFRASGIPMIGVFGNNDRDRDGLQEATGGAFLEGPAVRELGGRVVLMAHSFREMQTELGEPGRFDLVLFGHTHRSMTMRVGKALVINPGEACGLTQGKATCAVVDLDTMEARILEVSLPEAG
- the xerD gene encoding site-specific tyrosine recombinase XerD, translated to MDNDALAESYLLHLSTERRLSPNTLESYGADLKRFVGFLEERGIGAAQFNRGHFLSYLTALREGGLSSRSVSRHVSALRGFFRFMVREGRLQASPIAEVRPPKPGRPLPKYLTVSQVTRLLEAPDRQRATPEGIRDKAMLTLMYASGLRASEVVSLRMENVEENAGFLRVLGKGSKERVVPVADAALAALREYVEAVRPDFLKKRPTNALFLSRLGRPITRQTLWNRIRYWALAAGIEEKISPHVLRHSFAGHLLAGGADLRAVQAMLGHADIATTQIYTHVTPERLREIHRKHHPRG